The genomic DNA CCAAATTAAAATCTTGAAGCATATATTAATTCCGCTTAAATAATTTTTTTATTCAAAGCATCCTTCAAAATTGTTTTTTCCTTTTTAGATATTCTCTAATTTGTCTAAAAACTGAAACTGATGCCGTTAAAACTAACATTTTCTATGGTATTTCCTCTAATTATGATTAATATTAATCTCTATTTAGCTTTTACCATAGTAAACAATATGAAAAATATTTTGCTCACATTTTTAATTGCTCAAGTTTCTTTGCCATTCAGTTGTTTTTCACAAAATTTGGATAGTTTATGGAAAGTTCATAACAACTTACACTTGACCGATACCACTAGACTTTTAGCCAATGAAGTGTTGCTTAGACATTACCAAAATACATATAAAATAGATACAGCCGTTTGGTTATCAGAGCAACAAGTTGAACTTGCGCTTTCAAGTAAAGACACTTCTTGGATTGCTTATTCTTTTTTTAATCACGGTTTCACTCAAATAATGAAAGACAATCACCAAGAGGCGATCAAAAGCTACAAAAAAGCACTTACACTTTATAGTATAAGGAAAAAAGGTAATTACGCTAATGCTTTAAATAATATTGCTTTTGGTTATTATAAAATAGCTAAATATGATTCGGCAAAATACTTTTACAACTTGGCCTTAGATTATTTTGAAAAAAAGAGCGACAAAGAAAATATAGGCCGTTCGCTTAATCAATTGGCCTTAATTAATCAGGAAGAAGGCAACATTATGTTAGCCCTCGACTATTATTTTAAAGCGCTAAAAGTATTTGAATCAACAAACAACCAGAAAGGCATTTCTGTTTCATACATTAACATTGCCGGTTGTTATGAAGACTTAGGAGATATAGATATGTCGAAAGAGTATTATGAAAGAGCTTATTTTATTAAAATAAAATTGAAGGATGAATTGGGAATAGCCATTTGTCAAAGTAATCTTTCAAATTATTTTGAAACTGAAAGAAAGTTTGATACCGCAATTTCCTTATTAAAAAATTCCCTAGAAGTTTACAAAAAATACAAGAATACATCCAATTTGGCCATTACGTACTCTAGTTTAGGTACAATTTACTTAACGATGAGAAAATTTGATACGGCAGAAGAATATTATAAATTAGGAATAGAAACTGCCAAAGAGGCGGGATATAAATATGGTTTGGCAAGATTTCTGGGGGCCTATGGCAAATTGCATATTAGAAAACAAAATAACAAAGAAGCCATTAAACTTTGTTCGGAAGGCCTTGAAGTTTCCTTAAGCACCGGCCAATTAGATGGGCAAAGATTCAATTGTGAGTGTTTAAGTGCTGCTTACGAAAACACTAAAGATTTTGAAAAAGCTTTGCATTTTCATAAAAAGTCCATTTTATTAAGAGATTCTATTTCCAATGAAGAAAACAAAAAAGAAGCTGTACGAAAAATAATGAATTTTAATTTTACAAAAGCCAAGCTAAAAGATAGTTTGGAATTTGCACAAAAAAATGCGCTAAGTGCCATGAAAATTAATGAGCAACAAGCGCAATTAGAGAAAGATCGTGTACAAAAATATGCCCTTTACAGTGGCATGTTGCTGCTCTTTGTACTTGGACTTGTATCCTACAAAAGTTATACTAATAAGAAAAAAGACAATGATATAATTTCAAAACAGAAAGAAATAGTAGAACAACAAAAAATATTAGTGGAAGAAAAACAAAAAGAGATTTTAGATTCCATTCACTATGCTCGCAGAATTCAAATGGCGCAAATACCAAGTGAAAAAAGAGTTTTAGCACACTTAAACAAAACCACATCGAGGCATTAGCGAAATTTTAATTTCTTAAAATGCACGTTATACTTTTTTACCCTAAATAAATAATGTAATATTGTTCCATACAAAAATGAATAGGCCGTTACTTTTTATATCTTTCCTTCTTCTAACATTAAATATATGGAGTAATCGGATTGATTCACTTTTTCGCGTATTTTACAATGAAAAAAACGATTCGCTGCGCTTTGAAATGATTGGTCGTCTTATTGCTCATCAATCTATAAAAATTAGCGATGAAGAAGCGCATGTGTTAAATGACTTGGCCATTCACTACGCCGATAGTACCAATAACTTAAAAGGTAAAGGTTTTTTATACTTGCTAAAAGGCAAACACATTTTAAACTCTGAAAGTCCTAATCCTTACG from Sphingobacteriaceae bacterium includes the following:
- a CDS encoding tetratricopeptide repeat protein, which codes for MKNILLTFLIAQVSLPFSCFSQNLDSLWKVHNNLHLTDTTRLLANEVLLRHYQNTYKIDTAVWLSEQQVELALSSKDTSWIAYSFFNHGFTQIMKDNHQEAIKSYKKALTLYSIRKKGNYANALNNIAFGYYKIAKYDSAKYFYNLALDYFEKKSDKENIGRSLNQLALINQEEGNIMLALDYYFKALKVFESTNNQKGISVSYINIAGCYEDLGDIDMSKEYYERAYFIKIKLKDELGIAICQSNLSNYFETERKFDTAISLLKNSLEVYKKYKNTSNLAITYSSLGTIYLTMRKFDTAEEYYKLGIETAKEAGYKYGLARFLGAYGKLHIRKQNNKEAIKLCSEGLEVSLSTGQLDGQRFNCECLSAAYENTKDFEKALHFHKKSILLRDSISNEENKKEAVRKIMNFNFTKAKLKDSLEFAQKNALSAMKINEQQAQLEKDRVQKYALYSGMLLLFVLGLVSYKSYTNKKKDNDIISKQKEIVEQQKILVEEKQKEILDSIHYARRIQMAQIPSEKRVLAHLNKTTSRH